Proteins encoded within one genomic window of Armatimonadia bacterium:
- a CDS encoding glycosyl hydrolase has product MLRVLLPAAFLSLALPGLAQISPFGVCAHLGGGQEFADHERELQLMEEAGIHWARADFTWGYFERAKGQWNFDNYDTIVAAAKKHQVTLLPILCYNVDWAFPAHEHLDDWCNYVRTIVTRYQADLRYWEVWNEPNISFWKPKPDAAQYAELLKATYKTIKAIDPALQVVYGGTAGVPLDYMRQTFAAGAFGSFDVLAIHPYNYPTRPEEAANIAERIPETWKLLEEYGGGKRMWITEFGWPTHVTPMTGDSGGFLTQIITYSAKQRFPGRTDFSVAVIDEAGLPGLSQVGGLVRSSLSALPGFSARSVGLAELEKLAPATTQVLVMPTNESYPADYYPALLKFVRDGGLLVHLGGVPFYYASTFKDGKWESPGAGDAGRAPLHVGWKAWWIEKGVPEKAASAKLVVGPESGITLPEKLETTRWLTDSGLKGKDKFVPLVAAYNGKDFIGYPVALYLYDSELRGGFLSAIVDVNANGVPEDTEALYLPRAYMNTLALGVENVFWYEFRDGGNDATYNEHRFGIIHNALAPKPAYQAYQTMTKALGKGKFLEKRDLGEGINCFLFDNGTSKTAALWLARGTGSVDLSFTGPKVEAFDYLGKPVELGMLDGFVTLNLSEKVLYVTGIDDLVQLRN; this is encoded by the coding sequence ATGCTGCGTGTCCTGCTACCCGCTGCCTTCCTGTCTCTGGCCCTGCCCGGACTGGCGCAGATCAGCCCCTTCGGCGTCTGCGCCCACCTTGGCGGAGGTCAGGAGTTCGCCGACCACGAGCGCGAGTTGCAGTTGATGGAGGAGGCCGGGATCCACTGGGCCCGCGCCGACTTCACCTGGGGCTACTTCGAGCGGGCCAAGGGGCAGTGGAACTTCGACAACTACGACACCATCGTCGCCGCGGCCAAGAAGCACCAGGTCACCTTGCTCCCGATCCTGTGCTACAACGTCGACTGGGCCTTCCCCGCCCACGAGCATCTCGACGACTGGTGCAACTACGTACGCACCATCGTGACCCGCTACCAGGCCGACCTGCGTTACTGGGAAGTCTGGAACGAGCCCAACATCAGCTTCTGGAAGCCCAAGCCCGATGCCGCTCAGTACGCCGAGCTGCTGAAGGCCACCTACAAGACCATCAAGGCCATCGACCCGGCGCTGCAGGTGGTCTATGGCGGAACCGCAGGCGTTCCCCTCGACTATATGCGCCAGACCTTTGCCGCAGGCGCCTTCGGCTCCTTTGACGTCCTGGCGATTCACCCCTACAACTACCCGACCCGTCCCGAAGAAGCTGCCAACATCGCCGAGCGGATCCCCGAGACCTGGAAGCTCCTCGAGGAGTACGGCGGCGGCAAGCGGATGTGGATCACCGAGTTCGGCTGGCCGACCCATGTCACCCCGATGACGGGCGACAGCGGCGGCTTCCTCACCCAGATCATCACCTACTCGGCGAAGCAACGATTCCCCGGTCGCACGGACTTCAGCGTCGCAGTGATCGACGAGGCCGGTCTGCCCGGTCTCAGCCAGGTGGGAGGCCTCGTCCGCTCCAGTCTGAGCGCCCTGCCCGGCTTCTCGGCCCGCAGCGTGGGCCTTGCCGAGCTGGAGAAGCTTGCCCCGGCAACCACCCAGGTTCTCGTCATGCCGACCAACGAGTCCTACCCCGCCGACTACTACCCGGCTCTGCTCAAGTTCGTCCGCGACGGAGGCCTGCTGGTCCATCTGGGCGGTGTGCCCTTCTACTACGCCTCCACCTTCAAGGACGGCAAGTGGGAGTCACCCGGTGCCGGCGACGCCGGTCGTGCGCCACTGCACGTGGGCTGGAAGGCCTGGTGGATCGAGAAGGGTGTGCCCGAGAAGGCTGCCTCGGCGAAGCTCGTCGTCGGCCCCGAGTCCGGCATCACCCTTCCCGAAAAGCTGGAGACCACGCGCTGGCTCACCGACAGCGGGCTCAAGGGCAAGGACAAGTTCGTCCCGCTGGTCGCGGCCTACAACGGCAAGGACTTTATCGGCTACCCCGTCGCCTTGTACCTGTATGACAGCGAGCTCAGGGGCGGCTTCCTCAGCGCCATCGTAGATGTCAACGCGAACGGTGTCCCGGAGGACACCGAGGCCCTGTACCTGCCCCGGGCCTACATGAACACCCTCGCCCTCGGCGTCGAGAACGTCTTCTGGTACGAGTTCCGCGACGGCGGCAACGATGCGACCTACAACGAGCACCGCTTCGGCATTATCCACAACGCTCTGGCTCCCAAGCCCGCCTACCAGGCCTACCAGACCATGACGAAGGCCCTGGGTAAGGGCAAGTTCCTTGAGAAGCGTGACCTCGGCGAGGGCATCAACTGCTTCCTCTTCGATAACGGGACCTCGAAGACCGCCGCCTTGTGGCTGGCTCGTGGAACCGGGAGTGTGGATCTCTCCTTTACGGGGCCGAAGGTGGAGGCCTTCGACTACCTCGGCAAGCCGGTGGAACTCGGGATGCTCGACGGCTTCGTCACGCTGAACCTGAGCGAAAAGGTCCTCTACGTCACCGGTATCGACGACCTTGTGCAGCTACGCAACTAA